The sequence TAACGCACCATATGATAAGCCTTTTCAGGGCTTGTTTTTCTGTACCCGTTAAACTCACAGGGCATATGTACGCCCAGCATTTTTTCCTGCATTATTTTCCAGGAGGTCTTCTCTTGTTTTAATTCAGCGATGCGTTTTAACAGCTTCTCTTTTTGCCTGTCTTTTACGGCATCGCTTAATTCTACCAGACGCAAAAATTCATCCGGATTGGCGGCCATTTGTATCAGTCGCGCATTGGTTTCGCTGGGGATATCCCCTGTTTCATATAACCTGTACTGGTTTACACCAAAGCCCAATATCTCTGACATCGTGGTGGCGGGCAGGTCATACTGGCTACGGGTATTTTTGATCTCTTCCGTAAAGGGCAATTTATGCTTGGCGCGGTAGGCATTATATACCTGCCCAAGATTAAGGTTACCCAATTCCTCATCTTCAAATTCTTCGCCGGAATCGGTACACCGGTAAGAATGATAAACCACTTCAAATTGCTCTTTGCGGAATTCCAATGTTGTTTTCCCCCTTACCAATTCCATCGGCTTTCCTGTAATAGGACTTTTCATACAATTATTATTTAAAGGGATAATGCATTTTATGTTCTGCGAAATGAAACGATATACATATAGTCTTTGATTCCGGATGTCCCAATTGTATCTTGATATAAACCTCCCGTCCCTTGATTACCTTACCGAATATCCACATAGCCGAAATATGATAAAGTGTATCCTGAACAGGACCTTCCGAATAGTCTTTTAATTCCAGGTCTTTCAGGACCTGGCGCACATGTGTATAGTTGTATTCAAGGGCCAGTAACGTTTTGGTATTCTTATCATTGGTGCGGTCAGTCCTGATAATAAGACCCCAAAAGTCCATTTTGAATTTGAAGTCCTGCAGGAATTGGATTACCTGGTTTTTCAAAGGCATACAGCGATTGATTTCCCTACAAATGTACTAAAAAGTTTAGTATATACAAATTTAAATACCAATTTTAAACTTTATCGTTTAATTCTGATAAATAGGTGGCCTGCATTGCCCGGGAAGTTCCTATTCCAGCTCTTTGAGTATTAAATCCGTCATGTCAAATCGTGGGAAATCTCCTGCATTGCTCAATAGGATGATCAGGATTTGATCGTCGGGTTGCCGCACAAACATGGAGTAATAACCAAAGTCGGTGCCCGGATGGTAAATGATGGTATGTTGTTGTGACTTCCTGAACATCTTTTTATCAATCATCCAGCCATAGCCATAACCGGCATCCCAATCGGTGTAGTCGGCGCGTGGCGTAAAGGAGGCGGCCAGCAGGCTATCGGGCAATACCGTGCCTTTATACATGGCCTCATCCCATTTCAGCAGGTCCTGCACCGTGGAGGCAATGCCACCGGCGCCAGCCATATTCTTAATAGGATATGCCGGCTCTTTTTGTCCCATCCAATAACCGGTTGAGTTCAATACAGGCAGGCCGAACCCGGAATGGTCCATGCCCAGCGGTTTAAAAATGCGTTCCTGCAATACCTGTCCATACGATTGTCCGGTAACCTTTTCAATGATGGCTGCCAATAGCAGGTAGCCGGAATTGGTGTAGCTGAACCGCGTGCCTGCTGTAAATTCGGGTTGGTCGCTGCAGAAAGCAGTCACCATCTCGGGTAGTTCATACGGCTGGCTCATCAGCTTTGCGGTATAGTCGTCGTTTTTGGTATAGCTGGGAATGCCTGACGTATGGGTTAAGAGTTGTTCTATAGTCACGGCGCCATGTACATGGGAAGGAAAAAAACGGCCAATGGAGTCCTGCAGCCGGAGTTTATTTTCACGCACCAGTTGCAGGACCAGTTGTGCGGTGAATGATTTGGAAAGCGAGCCGATCCTGTATTGGGTAGTGTCTGCGGCTGTTGCTGCTTTTTCTTTATCAGCCATGCCATAGCCTTTTACAAGGATGATTTTGCCTTTGTATTGAATAAGCGCCGATCCGTTGAAGGCGCCCATGTTATGGTAGTAACTGCAAATGGAATCAATGCGGGTGGTTACCTCTCCCCGTATCTTTCTCAGTTTTGATTCCATCTTTTCTTTCAGGCTGAAGGCGCTATTGCGGGCCTCGATCTCCCTGGCAATAGCTTCCGAATTATAATCGGCCAGCAGGATATTGTAGTCCTTCCAGAATTCAGCATTGTTGTCAGCTTGCTGCAACTCAATGAACTTATTGTTGCCCAGCGCTTCCTTACTTACAAAGGCATTGCCGGGCAGGGTATCAATCTCCGTTATAATATAATCTACCCTGATATCCGCCGGAAAATCATAGAAGCCCCGCTTGCTTTTAAAGTTCAGTATATTGTCATTCTTCACAGACGATAAGATCCACTTGCCGCCATAGGGCCGGTAAGTAATGTCCCAGGCCTCTTTGCGTATGTCAATATTCATTCCCAGTATCTTCAGTAAGGCCCGGGTGCCTGCGTCGCCATACTTACACCAGGCCATGCCACGCGGACTTCTTTCCATTTGTATAGACACAAAGGCGAAACTTTCCGCATCCAGTAAAAGCTGCCCTTTAAACAGGGATTCTTTGATGCCTTCTTTTTGATCAAATAGTATCTTGTACACTTCCCGGCCATGATAGTTAATTACGCCCCGCATGGTAAACTGGTGCTTTTTAATGCCTTCTTTACTGAGCAGTTCGGAAGAGGCGATCTCCTTTACCTGGTCAAATTCATACAGGTTTTTAGGTTTCAGTCCGAGGTCAATGCCGTGGGATGCTTTTTCATCCTGTACCGATCTCATTTTCTGCAATTGGAACTGACTGGTTTTGGAGGCGGTATAACCGAAATTGTAAATGTCAAATACGGCTTCGGACAGCATAATATGTGCTGCTCCCTTTTTGGTATCTATCCTGTAAAAGCCGCGTGTAACATGCGGGTTGGTGAAATAGTTATCCGGAATACGTTTACGGGCATTTTCCAGCAGTTCCAGCGGATGGAGGGGTTTCACCACCACTTCCTGCAGCGCTGCGGGGAGAGGCTTTAATTGTATAACGGTTGCTTTTTGTGCGGCAAGGCCGGCTACCGCCAGGCGTTGCGTAGAAAAGCCGAGATAGGAGATTTCCAGTGTATCATGGAGGGAGGCCGCATTTCCTTTTAACAGGAATTGACCGGATTGATTGGTGAGGGTGCCGGTACCTTTGATAACAAGCCGTACTGAAGCAGATGGGAGAGGCGCATGGCGCGGATCTCTTACTTCGCCGGCAATCACCCAATGGTCGTTCTGGGCATTAATCGCATGACAGACAGTAAATAGTACAGCAAGTAAAAATGTGACCCTCACTATTTATTTTTTGCTAAAAGTAGTGGGCAGGATGTTAACTATATTGTAAAGTGCGGTTAACCGGGAGAGGTGTAAAGAATTGGCTTTCCGGGAGCATAAAGCAATCGTGTCAGATACCCGAATCCGGTCATTTTTCGTTGCCGCCCCAGTGTATGGTAGTCTTTATATCTCCTCCGGAATAGCAGTTATAATAAATTAGTCATGAATTGTTATTAGTCCGGAGTTTATGCAGTAATTTTATTTAGCTATATCTTATAGTATACAAAGAACGGCCTCCTTACCTTTTTTACTTCATTTAATTTGGTACCGTAAACCAACTCCTTTTTGGCGTAACACCACACAGCTCCCCACCAACCCACAGGTTAATGTTACTGGCAGTAGTATGTCTGCCCAAGATATCTATGCGCCCAAACAGTCAGGCGTGGGGTATCCGGCATGCAGTATTTGCAGGAAATCACTTTTACTCTACAAAATCCTTCTTATGGTAGCAATGAAATTCAACGTCACTATGTTTTTTTTAATGGTATTTATGGCAGGGGCTGCGCAGGTGCCCTTTACGTCAGGTAATATTGTAGTATACCGCGTGGGCACGGCGGGCTCAGCATTAACCAGTGCTGCAACGCCGGTATTTTTAGATGAATATACACCGGCCGGCGTACTGGTCCAGTCGGTTGCCATGCCGGTAGCCGTGAGTGGCTCCAACCAGGTGTTAACCGGAGCCGGTACTGCCGGCACGGAAGGGATTATGACCTTATCGGCTGATGGCCAGTACCTGGTGGTTCCCGGTTATAATGCCGCCGTGGGAACAGCCACCCTAACCGCTACAACGAGTGCAGCCGTTCCAAGGACCATCGGATTGGTTAAGTATGACGCCACCATCAATACCACTACCGCGCTCACCGATCTTTCTTCTGCAGGTTCTGTAAGGTCTGCGGTATCAGACGATGGTACTGGCGTGTGGGCTTGCGGAAATGGAACGGCTGGTGGTACCGGGGGCGTACGGTATGCTCCATTGGGCGCTACTACCTCTACCCGGTTGAGTACCGGTGGCCCGGGAGCGCTTCGCGCTCTTAACATTACAAGTGGTCAATTATATGTAGCCGGCAATACCAGCACTCCAAAATTGGGAGTGATAGGTACCGGCATGCCAACCACAAGCGGGCAAACGGTCTCCGGTCTGCCCGGTTTTCCCACAGGCGGAACCCCGGGACAGTTTATTTTTGCAGACCTGGATGCGGGCGTAGCCGGACCAGATGTACTTTACGTAGCGGATGACAACGCTGGCATTCAAAAATATTCTCATGTTGGTGGAAGCTGGACTTTAAATGGAACTGTTGGTACCGGTACTGATGATTATAGGGGCATGGCTATCAAGGTTTCCGGAACTACCGTTACCTTATACACCATGAGAATAGGTCTCAACAGTGCTGCCAACGGCGGTGGCGAGTTCGTTACACTTACCGATGCCAGCGGGTTCAATGGCGCTTTTGCAGGAACGCCTACTGTATTGGCTACCGCTGTCACCAACAATACCTCTTTCAGAGGGGTAGCCCTGGCGCCACAGGCGTTGGCCGTTACGCCTGTTAAATTGATGACCTTCACAGCCCGCGCCATCAACAAAGATGTACGGATGGCCTGGTCCACAGCATCCGCCATCAACTTCAGCCATTTCGAAGTGGAACGGTCTGCGAATGGGAGCACATTTACCGTTGCCGGCAGGGTTAATGTCCGGTCCACCAATAATAATACTGTTGACTATACCTTTACGGATGCAGGCAGTATGAATACCAACATGTCAAACGGCATACTCCACTATCGTTTAAAAATGGTAGATATAGACGGCAGGTTTGAATACTCAAAGATCATTGCTGTATTCATGAACGAAAAAAAGACCGGCTTGATCAATGCTTACCCGGCCCCCTTCACTAATAAAGTATGGGTGAAAGTAGGATTAATAAGCGCGGGCCATGTACACTTATCGGTTACTGATCTTGGGGGAAGGGTCATAAAGTCAATGCAGCTATTGCTGCCGGCAGGAGAAAATACGGTTTCAGTGGATGAACTGGGTAGTTTGCCCAAAGGAACCTACCTGCTGCGGGTAACTATTGATGATAAAATAACTTCGATGAAACTCATGAAATAACCCTTTCACAGGATGGCATATAAAAAGGGTTATCCCGCTTATATAGGATAACCCTTTATTTGTTGACCTGTTTTATACCCTTTTAATTCTTCAACTCAACTCCGGTATTGAGGATCTCTATAGAGAGGTCTTCAAACTGCAGCAGAGCATTATCAATGAGGTTCTTAATATAAGTGTTCTCGTCATCTACCATGGGTAATCCAGGGAATGCTCCTCCAGGTCCATAAATTTCACTGGGGTCAACACAAATAGCACATAAGTTTGTCGCACCCGGACAGGAAGGGGGCGGGCTTACTGTTAATGTGAAATTTACCGGGTCATGTTCATTGCCTGGCGCTGCGGTGTAATCGTACCATACACAAGTTAAGAGTGCCTTGCTCTTTGCTTCGGCAGTGCGAAAAGCGAAGGAGGTGCCAATGGCCAGCAATAGCACAATGGCTGAGATACCGATTTTGAAATGCTTCATAACTTGAAGATTATTGATTAAAAAATGGCCTGCGTGTTTACAGGAGCAGGCTTTCCCTGTTTGTAACATTTTTATAACTCCGTTAATGATCTTCAGGATTGGTTATAGTACTACGGGTTTGCCGGACCGTGTTGTTGCTTGTGTGTAATGTAAAGGGCCCGTATCGTTATGAGCAGGAAAAAGGCATTCAGGAACAGGTGTTGTTTCCAGGATAGCTGGGTAATTACCCCGCCGCAGGAACAAGGCAGCATGCTTCCGTATTTGACCAGGATATAAATAATGTAGCCGGTAAACAAGGTCAGTAAAAGCAGGGAAGCATAATAGCCGGCTGTTTTTGTTTTGTCAAAAAGCAATAATAAACAGATCAGTATTTCGGCTACAGGAATGATATAAGCCAGTTCAGTTACATAAGGGCGCAATACAGGTGATTTGAACATGGCATCCCGGAAAGCCGTTACATCAATGAGCTTCACTTCTTCCCAGGTGAAAGGAGGCGTGTAGGTGATAGGGTTCAATTTACTAAAGGCGGTATAAGCAAACAGGAAGATAAGAAGGTGCCTGACTTTTATGTACTTGCTTACCTGGTTACAGATAGCAGTGAAAAAAACACTTGCATACATTTTGGCAGCGGCTTTCGGCCGGATTGTGTTTTCCATAAAATGAGCGGATAATGAAGTGGGAGAATCTGTCTTACCAAAGGTAACACCGGATTGTAATCAAACGCATCAATTTTTCACTGCTTTCACTTAATTTATGTGGTTTTCTCAAAAGAGCCTATAGACTAACTCTTATTGTGACCTGTTCTCAACGCATTTCCATTTTTTGTGGCGTGCTTTGCGTAAGAAACTAATCATAGAAAGTATTATTCCTTCACCTGTTGAAACGCATCGCCCAAATAATCAGTAATATCAGAAGCAATGAGGGATTCCTGGGAAGAGTAGGAGACAGCGAGATCGCCGGCCAGGCCATGCAGGTATACACCAGCTATGGCTGCCTGTGCAGCAGTATAGCCCTGTGCAGCCAAACCAGTAATGATGCCTGTTAGTACATCGCCACTGCCACCGGTAGCCATACCGGGATTGCCGGTGCTGTTGAAATAAGCCAGTCCTTCCGGCGTGGCTACGAGGGTATAACGGTCTTTTAATACAATCACGATCTTAAAGGCGGCGGCTTTTTTCAGCGCCAGTTGTATGCGTTCAAAATCATTGGCCGCTTTGCCAAATAAGCGCTCAAACTCTTTGGGGTGGGGCGTGAGGATGGTATCCGGAGGCAACTGCTCCAGTAATTGCTGGTGCTGTGCGAGTACATTTAAGGCATCGGCATCCAATACCAGTGCATGCCTGCATTGCTGAAAGATACTTTCCAGTAATGGCTTGTGTGTAGCATGCTGACCCAAACCCGGACCAACGCCTATCACATCATACTTGTCCATCTCCACTGCCAGCTCCACATATTCCTTACCGGCTGTATAAGTCATGGCTTCGGGTACAGCTATCTGCATGATCGTATAACCAACGGCGGGAATGTGCATCGTGAGTTTACCTGCGCCGCTGCGCAGGCAGGCTTTGGCGCTAAGTGTAGCGGCGCCCATCATGCCCTGGCTGCCTGCTACCATCGCTGCATGGCCATAACTGCCTTTATGGGAAAATGGCTTGCGTGGTTGGAGGATGGACTGTACCAGTGATTTGTCTATCCAGTGGTGGGCAGGGGGATGTTTTTCCGGGAAAGCGGGATGCAGGCCGATATCCAGTATATGCAGCACACCAATGAAAGGAGCATTCTCTGCTACCAGGAAAGCGGGCTTATAACATTGAAAGCTCAGGGTATGGGTAGCAGTGATCACCGTATTGCCGGCCGAAGAGCTGTCTACCATCAGTCCCGAAGGGATATCAATGGCAATCACTTCCCCGCCGCTTTGGTTGATATGCTTCACCACGGAGGCGGTTAATCCTTCCAGCGGCCTGTTGAGCCCCGAACCCAGCAGGGCGTCTATCACAATATCGCCGGCCGTGAGTACCGGGATGCCTTCTTCAGAAGAAATGAATTTAATCGTGGCATTGGAGTCATGCAGGCGGGCCAGGTTGGTCTGGAAATCATCGGTGCCTTTGTGGCCAAATTCAAGGATATAAACAGTAACGGTATGATCGCTTGCTGCCAGTAACCGGGCAATGGCCAGTCCATCGCCCCCATTATTACCCTTGCCGCAAAAAATAACAAAGCCGGCTTCGGTATTCCGGTATTTCAGCAACCATTGATAGCAGGCCAGTGAGGCCCGCTCCATAAGATCAATAGAGGCGATAGGCTCGTGCAGGATGGTATATTCATCCCAGGCGCGTATATCGGTAGCGGAGAAAATGTACATGGCTAAATAATGAGTAGGCTAATATACGCCACTCATTACTTCTTTCCGGACTTGCTGGTAGTTTTAGTGGTCCTGGCGGCCTTACCGGCATACGAAGTGGTGGTGCTTCTCTTTTTGTAGGATTTTGTTTTGGCCTTGGCTATCATTTGCTTTTTGGACGATTTCTTGCGAACAGTACGCGCTACCCGGTTATCGGCATAGCCGTCACCGTCTGTACGCTGCATATAATCGCCAAAATAGTCGGCCATTTCCTTGACTGTATAAATGCTCTTAGCGTCGTTATTACACAGGGCGATGATGGTTACATCCTCATCCAGCAGGCGGTAAAAGGCGGTACGGTTGCCATGCCACCAGCCATTGTGGTATACGAGCTTCTTGCCGTTCTTCAGTACATACATGCGCCAGCCAAGACCATAATTATGGGTGCCGGGCTTTTCAAAGCTGTAAGGACTATAAGCGGCATCAAGGGTTGATTGTTTGAACAAGCCATTGTGCAGCGCCTGGTCCCATTTCAGCAGGTCACGCACGGTGCTGTAAATATTCTTATCGCCATATACCATGTCTAAATAGTCAAAGGCATAAGGGCGGCCTGAATAATAAAAGGAGGGGAGGCTGCGGGCTGAATCGGCCCGGGTGAACACATACGAGTCACGCATGCCCAGGGAATCAAAGAAAGTATGCTTGAGGTAATCGCCATAGAACTGGCCGCTCACCTTTTCAATGATCAGGGCCAGCAGGGCATAATTGGTATTGGAATAGCTGAAGCCGCGGTCGGGGCGGCCAACGGGGATCTTCTTGCGGTTGGTGATCAGGAAGTCCAGCACATCCTGGTTATTCATGATCTTGCGCCTGTTCCAGCCCAGGCTGCCCATATAATGGTCATACTTGGGAATACCACTGCGGTGGTTCAGCAACATTTTTACCGTAACACCTGCGCAGGGGAAGTTGGGGAGGTAATGGCTCACGGGATCGTCAATATTCAGCTTGCCCTGTTCCCACAGTTTGAGCACGGCCATGCCGGTAAAGGTCTTGGACACCGAAGCCAGGTGAAAGGGGGTATTAGCGGTAATGGAATCTTCCGGGCGGCGGGGGTTGGAAAACCCGGCATATTTCTCATACAGGACCTGTCCCTTGCGGGCAACCAGGATACTGCCATTCAGGTGGTCACCAAAGGTGGTATCCACAAAACCCCTTACGAGCGATATATAGTAGTCGGCTGAATCTGGGTTGTTGGCAGACGCATTGGCAGCAGACAGGGTAGTCTGCGCATTTGTTTGCGCTAATAATGCTGGCTGTTTATCACTGAGTTGTGCACAGCCAATAGCAAGGAGGCTTACTGGAATGAACCTTAACATGGTTTTCAAAAGGAACTGTTTTTTTCCGGGTTAGTGATCAACAAAAATATCAATTAATCACGGAATTTACGGCATCAGGCCTGTAATTTCACAGATTATTTGCATCATAAAGTACTGATAAATACTTATTTCTATAAGTCGCTGCTACCTTTTTTGACATCCATCAACCCCGATCCGGTTTTTCCATGTCAATTTTATGCGACATCTTTGCACCCCGATCCCGGATTATAAGATTAAAAGCAGATTTCATGGATTAGTAGATATTATTCAATGTTATAGGCGAATTGATAGATATTATTCACTCCATCTGCCTTTACTGAACTTCCATCCGTGCAATCTGTAATTATCTGTATAGTCCGCATAATCAGTCTAATCTGTTATAATCGGTGCAATCTGTGATTATTTAACGCAAAAGATGAGCCATCATTATGAGCGAGAAAAAAAATACAAGTTATCCGAAAGAGAAAGTGAACATCCTGTTCCTGGAGAACATCAGCGACGCAGCCGTAAAGAATTTTAAAGAGGCGGGTTATGCCTCCGTGCGCAAACTGGGCGGCGCCCTTACCGAGGACGACCTGGTCCGAGAAGTGAAAGATGTACACCTCCTGGGTATCCGTTCCAAAACCCAGATTACCCCCCGGGTGCTGGAGGCGGCTAAAAAGCTGCAGGCCATCGGCTGTTTCTGTATCGGGGTAAACCAGGTAGACCTTAAAAGCGCCACCGAACATGGCGTGGTGGTATTCAATGCTCCTTATTCCAATACACGTTCGGTGGCTGAGCTGGTGATCGGGTTGTCCATCATGCTCATCCGTCGTATTCCCGATAAAAATATGGCTGCCCATAAAGGTATCTGGATGAAAGAAGCCAAGGGCAGCTATGAGCTGCGCGGCAAAACCCTCGGTATCATCGGCTACGGTAATATCGGCTCACAGGTGAGCGTGCTGGCCGAAGCCCTGGGTATGAAAGTGATCTTTTATGATGCGGTGACCAAGCTGCCGCTGGGCAATGCGGTGGCCAAAAAAACGCTGAAAGAGGTGGTGAGCCAGGCAGATATCATCACTTTACATGTTCCTGATACGCCTGTTACCAGGAACCTGATCAATAAGAATGCCTTAAAGAACTTTAAAAAAGGCTCTATCTTAATTAACTATGCCCGCGGTGAAGTGGTAGACCTGGAAGGGCTGCGCAAATGCATCCTGGACGGGCAGATAGCAGGTGCCGCCATAGACGTTTTCCCCTGGGAGCCGGAGAAGAATGGCGACCGCTTTGAAACGCCTTTGCAGGAGTTGCCCAATGTGATCCTCACCCCGCATATCGGCGGCTCTACGGAAGAGGCGCAGGAAAATATCGGGGAAGATGTGAGCAACAAGCTATTCCAATTCCTCGAAATGGGAATTACCAATGGATCGCATACCATACCAGGCCTGAACCTGCCGCCGCAGGAAGGCACCCACCGTATATTGCACATTCACCGCAACGTGCCGGGGGTATTGTCTGAGATCAACACGCAATTGTCTAAAAACAATATCAATATCCTGGCGCAGTACCTCAAAACCAACGATGAGATCGGTTACGTCGTATTGGATGTGGACAGGAAGATCTCCGATACTGCTTTCCAATTGTTAAAACAGGTCAAAGAGACCATTAAGGTGAGATTGTTGTACTAATTTCAACGCGATGAGCGATCATATTAAAAGCCTGCAGGAAGCATTACAGTTTTCACCAGACAATATTCCGCTGCGGTTGCACCTGGCGGAAGTATTGCTGCGGGAGAAACGCTATGTGGAGTCGGGCGAACAATACAGGGAAGTACTGCAGCGCAGCTATGGCAATACAAAAGCGAAGCTGGGACTGGCGGAAGCCTATTTTTACCAGCAGAAATACTCCGCAGCTATTATTATTTATGAGGAGATCTACCCCGGGCTGCCTTCCGATGCCATGGTATTTTTTGTAAAATGCCTCATCAAGGAGCATTCCTTACAGCAGGCGGTAGAAGTGTACCAGAAAGTAATAGCGCTCAACCCCGATTTCCGGGATGAGGAAATCGACGCCCGCCTGCGCATGAGCGGCGGTGGTATGCAGGGGGATGAGGGTGATGATATGGAGGATGACCTGGACCTGGAGCGCGATGGCGGCAGCTATTTTTTAGAGAAGCCTACCATCAACTTTTCCCACGTAGGTGGTATGGCGCGCATCAAGGATGAAATATCCATGAAGATCATACAGCCCCTGAAGAATCCCGACCTGTACAAGGCCTTCGGGAAGAAAGTGGGCGGTGGTATATTACTGTACGGACCTCCGGGATGTGGCAAAACCTATATTGCGAAAGCTACGGCCGGGGAGATCCATGCCAAATTCATCAGTATCGGGCTGCACGATATCCTGGATATGTGGATAGGGAACAGTGAGAAAAACCTGCATGGCATATTTGAGCTGGCCCGTAAGAATGCACCCTGTGTGCTGTTCTTTGATGAAGTGGATGCCATGGGCGCCAGTCGCAGCGACCTGCGGCAGTCGGCCATGCGGCATGTCATCAACCAGTTCCTGGCAGAAATGGATGGGGTACAATCCAACAATGAAGGGGTACTTATCCTGGCAGCTACCAATGCTCCCTGGAGTGTGGATGCGGCCTTCCGCAGGCCCGGCCGTTTTGACCGGGTGATCTTCGTGGAGCCGCCCGATGAGCCCGCCCGGGAAGACATTATACGGGCCATGCTGAAAGACAAGCCGGTCAAGGATATTGATACCCGTAAGATAGCGAAGGAAACGCCTGACTATTCAGGGGCCGATATTAAAGCCATGATTGATATTGCTGTGGAAGACAAACTGCGCGAATCCATGGCCAGCGGTAATCTGCAGCCATTGGGTACCAAAGACCTGCTGAAGGCGGCCAAACAACATCGTCCTACCACCCTGGAATGGTTTTCTTCGGCACGCAATTATGCTTTGTATGCCAATGAATCCGGACTGTACGATGATATCCTGAAATTCCTCAAGATTAAAAAGTAAGCATGATCGATGTAGCGCCCATGCTGGAGCGGGCTAATTTATTACTGGCACAGGGGCGACCCAAAGATGCGGAAAAACAACTGGCTGATGCCTTACGCACCGAGCCGGAAAATGATTATGCCCTGTCATTGCTGGCCCGCTGCAAATTCGATCTGAAGCAATTCAAGGAAGGCATCGAGATAATACAGCGCGCCATCCGGATCATACCCCATGAAGGATATTACTTCTACCTCCTTGCTTTTGGCTATTACCAGTTAGATAACAATGCATCGGCCCTGCGCTACCTGCAACGGGCCGTGGAACTGAGTCCCTGGACAGCGGAATTCTTCGGCCTGTGGGGACTGGTATTACTGGAAGAAAAAGATTTTCAACAGGCCCTGCAAAAAGCCAATGAGGGACTTGCTGTAGATCCTGAAAACATTACCTGTCTCAATGTACGCTCTACTGCCCTGAACAAAATGAAGCGGGTGGATGATGCGATTGAGACCATGCAGGATGCGCTGGAAATGGACCCCGAGAACGCCTACACCCATACGACCGTTGGCTGGAACCTGCTCGAGAAAGGCCGCCATAAAGAGGCGGCAGAACATTTCAGGGAAGCGCTGCGCCTGCATCCCAATATGGAGGGCGCCCGGGAAGGATTAAAACAAGCCCTCAAATCAAAAATACCACCGTATAAATGGCTGCTGCAATACAGTTTCTGGATCAACAATAAAGGCAAGAATGCCCGCTGGGCCATTCCGCTGGGTATCTACTTTGGCGTACAATTGATCAGCCGGGTATCGAAATCCGGGGGAGAAGGCTGGTACAATGTAGGCCTTGCCGTGGGGGCCTTGTACATCTTATTTGTGATCACCAGTTGGGTCATCAATCCGCTCGCCAATTTCTTCCTGCTCTTTCATAAAGATGGCAAATATGCACTCAGCGGCCGCGAAAAGACCAATGCACTTGGCCTGATCATTGCCCTCGTTGCG comes from Paraflavitalea devenefica and encodes:
- a CDS encoding type II toxin-antitoxin system antitoxin SocA domain-containing protein, translated to MKSPITGKPMELVRGKTTLEFRKEQFEVVYHSYRCTDSGEEFEDEELGNLNLGQVYNAYRAKHKLPFTEEIKNTRSQYDLPATTMSEILGFGVNQYRLYETGDIPSETNARLIQMAANPDEFLRLVELSDAVKDRQKEKLLKRIAELKQEKTSWKIMQEKMLGVHMPCEFNGYRKTSPEKAYHMVRYFADNLKPLKTAINKLLFYADFYHFKKTGTGISGLQYRAIQWGPVPGQFDYLFKMAEEQRVITLKYEIWDGDKEMVIIEPATDLVFREDLFSEEEIKSMQIVQAKLKSLKTSQLVDISHQEPAWKENIDGKKLINYNYAFDLIGV
- a CDS encoding type II toxin-antitoxin system MqsR family toxin produces the protein MPLKNQVIQFLQDFKFKMDFWGLIIRTDRTNDKNTKTLLALEYNYTHVRQVLKDLELKDYSEGPVQDTLYHISAMWIFGKVIKGREVYIKIQLGHPESKTICISFHFAEHKMHYPFK
- a CDS encoding serine hydrolase, which codes for MRVTFLLAVLFTVCHAINAQNDHWVIAGEVRDPRHAPLPSASVRLVIKGTGTLTNQSGQFLLKGNAASLHDTLEISYLGFSTQRLAVAGLAAQKATVIQLKPLPAALQEVVVKPLHPLELLENARKRIPDNYFTNPHVTRGFYRIDTKKGAAHIMLSEAVFDIYNFGYTASKTSQFQLQKMRSVQDEKASHGIDLGLKPKNLYEFDQVKEIASSELLSKEGIKKHQFTMRGVINYHGREVYKILFDQKEGIKESLFKGQLLLDAESFAFVSIQMERSPRGMAWCKYGDAGTRALLKILGMNIDIRKEAWDITYRPYGGKWILSSVKNDNILNFKSKRGFYDFPADIRVDYIITEIDTLPGNAFVSKEALGNNKFIELQQADNNAEFWKDYNILLADYNSEAIAREIEARNSAFSLKEKMESKLRKIRGEVTTRIDSICSYYHNMGAFNGSALIQYKGKIILVKGYGMADKEKAATAADTTQYRIGSLSKSFTAQLVLQLVRENKLRLQDSIGRFFPSHVHGAVTIEQLLTHTSGIPSYTKNDDYTAKLMSQPYELPEMVTAFCSDQPEFTAGTRFSYTNSGYLLLAAIIEKVTGQSYGQVLQERIFKPLGMDHSGFGLPVLNSTGYWMGQKEPAYPIKNMAGAGGIASTVQDLLKWDEAMYKGTVLPDSLLAASFTPRADYTDWDAGYGYGWMIDKKMFRKSQQHTIIYHPGTDFGYYSMFVRQPDDQILIILLSNAGDFPRFDMTDLILKELE
- a CDS encoding T9SS type A sorting domain-containing protein, yielding MVAMKFNVTMFFLMVFMAGAAQVPFTSGNIVVYRVGTAGSALTSAATPVFLDEYTPAGVLVQSVAMPVAVSGSNQVLTGAGTAGTEGIMTLSADGQYLVVPGYNAAVGTATLTATTSAAVPRTIGLVKYDATINTTTALTDLSSAGSVRSAVSDDGTGVWACGNGTAGGTGGVRYAPLGATTSTRLSTGGPGALRALNITSGQLYVAGNTSTPKLGVIGTGMPTTSGQTVSGLPGFPTGGTPGQFIFADLDAGVAGPDVLYVADDNAGIQKYSHVGGSWTLNGTVGTGTDDYRGMAIKVSGTTVTLYTMRIGLNSAANGGGEFVTLTDASGFNGAFAGTPTVLATAVTNNTSFRGVALAPQALAVTPVKLMTFTARAINKDVRMAWSTASAINFSHFEVERSANGSTFTVAGRVNVRSTNNNTVDYTFTDAGSMNTNMSNGILHYRLKMVDIDGRFEYSKIIAVFMNEKKTGLINAYPAPFTNKVWVKVGLISAGHVHLSVTDLGGRVIKSMQLLLPAGENTVSVDELGSLPKGTYLLRVTIDDKITSMKLMK
- a CDS encoding DUF6520 family protein; the encoded protein is MKHFKIGISAIVLLLAIGTSFAFRTAEAKSKALLTCVWYDYTAAPGNEHDPVNFTLTVSPPPSCPGATNLCAICVDPSEIYGPGGAFPGLPMVDDENTYIKNLIDNALLQFEDLSIEILNTGVELKN
- a CDS encoding MauE/DoxX family redox-associated membrane protein, yielding MENTIRPKAAAKMYASVFFTAICNQVSKYIKVRHLLIFLFAYTAFSKLNPITYTPPFTWEEVKLIDVTAFRDAMFKSPVLRPYVTELAYIIPVAEILICLLLLFDKTKTAGYYASLLLLTLFTGYIIYILVKYGSMLPCSCGGVITQLSWKQHLFLNAFFLLITIRALYITHKQQHGPANP